Proteins co-encoded in one Actinobacillus succinogenes 130Z genomic window:
- the ygfZ gene encoding CAF17-like 4Fe-4S cluster assembly/insertion protein YgfZ codes for MTQFIELSQYTLIRVEGDDAESYLQGQLTADVTALAAGDSTFTAHCDPKGKMSAVFRLIRLSEKRFYALIRTCLLPAALDQLKKYAVFSKVAFTQEEAEPVGIIGETELPVQAKFNNRAILINPQSAVAFNADSALWDLADIQQGYPILTEQSQFEFIPQALNLQAIEQAVSFHKGCYIGQETVARAKYRGANKRAMYVFKAATDSIPECGGEIEMQLESGWRKTGTILYALHADGELWLQVVLNRFEDNPAFRLAKNQLPLELQPLPYDLDA; via the coding sequence ATGACGCAATTCATCGAATTAAGCCAATATACGTTAATCCGCGTTGAAGGCGATGACGCGGAAAGCTATTTACAAGGGCAACTGACGGCGGATGTCACCGCTCTTGCGGCGGGCGATTCCACCTTCACCGCCCACTGCGATCCGAAAGGCAAAATGAGTGCGGTTTTCCGTTTGATCCGACTGTCGGAAAAACGTTTTTACGCGTTAATCCGAACCTGTTTGCTGCCTGCCGCCCTTGACCAGCTCAAAAAATATGCGGTGTTTTCGAAAGTGGCCTTCACACAGGAAGAAGCCGAACCGGTGGGCATAATCGGTGAAACGGAGCTGCCCGTACAAGCGAAATTCAACAATCGCGCGATTTTAATCAACCCTCAAAGTGCGGTCGCTTTTAACGCCGATTCTGCCCTTTGGGATTTGGCGGATATTCAGCAAGGCTATCCGATTTTAACGGAACAATCCCAGTTCGAATTTATTCCGCAAGCCTTGAATTTGCAGGCAATCGAACAAGCGGTTTCCTTTCATAAAGGCTGTTATATCGGGCAGGAAACGGTGGCGCGTGCCAAATACCGCGGTGCTAACAAACGGGCGATGTACGTCTTTAAAGCCGCGACGGATTCCATTCCGGAATGCGGCGGCGAAATCGAAATGCAACTGGAAAGCGGCTGGCGTAAAACCGGCACCATTCTCTATGCTCTTCACGCCGACGGCGAATTATGGCTGCAAGTGGTGTTAAACCGCTTTGAAGATAACCCGGCATTCCGCCTGGCGAAAAATCAGCTTCCTCTCGAATTACAGCCTTTGCCCTATGATTTAGACGCTTAA
- the purL gene encoding phosphoribosylformylglycinamidine synthase, with product MFQIFRGSPALSEFRLSQLATRFQKADLPVKSCYAEYLHFAHLATALDADETQELEELLHYGPTLAQHEPTGECFVVIPRVGTISSWSSKATDIAHNCGLEKVIRLERGLAFYFEFDRTLTEDEQAKLVSHIHDRMMENVVRCAEEAAKLFDQQEPKPFTTVDVLGGGRKALETANVELGLALADDEMDYLVENFTALGRNPNDIELYMFAQANSEHCRHKIFNADWVIDGEKQEKSLFKMIKNTFEKTPDYVLSAYKDNAAVMEGSKVGRFFPDADGQYRYHNENAHILMKVETHNHPTAISPFPGAATGSGGEIRDEGATGRGAKPKAGLVGFSVSNLVIPGFEQPWEAPLSKPNRIASALDIMIEGPLGGAAFNNEFGRPALLGYFRTYEEKVNSFGGEEIRGYHKPIMLAGGIGNIRAEHVQKGEIPVGAKLIVLGGPAMNIGLGGGAASSMTSGKSKENLDFASVQRDNPEMERRCQEVIDRCWQMGENNPIAFIHDVGAGGLSNAMPELVHDGGRGGKFELRKILSDERGMSPLEIWCNESQERYVLAVAPENLAVFEELCRRERAPYAVIGEATAEEHLTLHDDHFDNNPIDLPMGVLLGKTPKMTRNVQSSAVKNPPVSQDGIDLKEALHRVLRLPVVAEKTFLITIGDRSVTGMVARDQMVGPWQIPVSDVAVTTAALDTYHGEAMSMGERAPVALLDFGASARLAVAESVTNIAATNIGDIKRIKLSANWMAAAGHQGEDAGLYEAVKAVGEELCPALGLTVPVGKDSMSMKTTWHENGEQKTVTAPLSLVISAFARVEDVRKTVTPQLRTDKGYSRLLLIDLGEGKNRLGATVLAQVYKQLGDEPADVENAATLKGFFDAMQTLVQQGKLLAYHDRSDGGLITTLAEMAFTGHCGVSVDISALGDNDLAVLFNEELGAVIQVKESDVNAVREVLSRHGLIHLTKEIGTVNANDEFEIVRGTKVLLSEKRSELRGIWAELTHQMQRLRDNPACADQEFEAKKNAEDKGFSAHLTYDINEDIAAPYIAKGAKPRIAVLREQGVNSHVEMAAAFDRAGFEAVDVHMSDLHAARHDLKDFNALVACGGFSYGDVLGAGGGWAKSVLFNTALRDQFETFFNREDTLAIGICNGCQMLSNLAEIIPGTENWPRFVRNTSERFEARAALVRINESNSVWFQGMAGSHMPIAVSHGEGRVEFKHEGQLQGLRDQGLIVAQFVDNNIQPTDIYPANPNGSVEGITALSNANGRVAIMMPHPERVFRTVSNSWHPEDWNEDGAWMRLFRNARVALK from the coding sequence ATGTTCCAAATTTTCCGTGGCTCGCCAGCCTTGTCCGAATTCCGTTTAAGCCAACTTGCGACACGCTTTCAAAAAGCGGATTTACCGGTGAAATCCTGCTATGCGGAATACTTACATTTTGCCCATCTTGCAACGGCGTTAGACGCAGACGAAACTCAAGAACTAGAAGAATTGTTACATTACGGTCCGACCCTTGCCCAACACGAACCGACAGGCGAATGTTTTGTGGTGATTCCGCGTGTCGGCACCATTTCCTCCTGGTCGTCTAAAGCCACCGACATCGCCCACAACTGCGGCTTGGAAAAAGTGATCCGCTTGGAACGCGGTTTGGCATTCTATTTTGAATTCGACCGCACTTTGACGGAAGACGAACAGGCGAAACTGGTGTCGCATATTCACGACCGCATGATGGAAAACGTGGTGCGCTGTGCGGAAGAGGCGGCAAAACTGTTCGATCAACAGGAACCGAAACCGTTCACCACTGTAGACGTGTTGGGTGGCGGGCGCAAAGCGCTGGAAACCGCCAATGTAGAATTGGGCTTAGCTTTAGCGGACGACGAAATGGATTATTTGGTGGAAAATTTCACCGCACTCGGACGCAATCCGAACGACATCGAATTGTATATGTTCGCCCAAGCCAACTCCGAACACTGTCGTCATAAAATTTTTAACGCGGATTGGGTGATCGACGGTGAGAAACAGGAAAAATCGCTGTTCAAAATGATCAAAAATACTTTCGAGAAGACGCCGGATTACGTGTTGTCCGCTTACAAAGACAATGCGGCGGTGATGGAAGGCTCGAAAGTGGGGCGCTTCTTCCCGGATGCGGACGGTCAATACCGTTATCACAACGAAAACGCACACATTTTAATGAAAGTGGAAACCCACAACCACCCGACCGCCATTTCACCGTTTCCGGGTGCGGCGACGGGGTCCGGCGGTGAAATCCGTGACGAAGGCGCCACCGGTCGCGGCGCAAAACCGAAAGCGGGTTTGGTGGGCTTTTCCGTTTCCAATCTGGTTATTCCGGGCTTTGAACAGCCTTGGGAAGCGCCGCTTAGCAAACCGAACCGTATTGCTTCCGCGCTGGATATTATGATTGAAGGCCCGCTCGGCGGCGCGGCGTTTAACAACGAATTCGGACGTCCGGCATTGTTGGGGTATTTCCGTACTTACGAAGAAAAAGTGAACAGCTTCGGCGGCGAAGAAATACGCGGTTACCACAAACCGATTATGTTGGCGGGCGGTATCGGCAATATCCGTGCGGAACACGTGCAAAAAGGCGAAATTCCGGTGGGCGCGAAACTCATCGTGTTGGGCGGTCCGGCGATGAATATCGGCTTGGGCGGCGGCGCGGCGTCTTCCATGACTTCCGGTAAATCCAAAGAAAATCTCGATTTCGCATCCGTGCAGCGCGACAACCCGGAAATGGAACGCCGTTGTCAGGAAGTGATCGACCGTTGCTGGCAAATGGGCGAAAACAACCCGATTGCCTTCATTCACGATGTGGGCGCGGGCGGTTTGTCCAACGCCATGCCGGAGTTGGTACACGACGGCGGTCGCGGCGGTAAATTCGAATTGCGTAAAATTTTAAGCGACGAACGCGGCATGTCGCCGTTGGAAATCTGGTGTAACGAATCGCAGGAACGTTATGTATTGGCGGTGGCGCCGGAAAATCTGGCGGTGTTTGAAGAATTGTGCCGCCGCGAACGCGCACCTTATGCGGTTATCGGCGAAGCCACGGCGGAAGAACATTTAACCTTACACGACGATCATTTCGATAATAATCCGATTGATTTACCGATGGGCGTATTGCTGGGCAAAACGCCGAAAATGACCCGTAACGTACAATCAAGTGCGGTCAAAAATCCGCCTGTTTCACAGGACGGTATCGACCTTAAAGAAGCGCTGCACCGCGTATTGCGCCTGCCGGTGGTGGCGGAAAAAACCTTCCTGATCACTATCGGCGACCGTTCCGTCACCGGCATGGTGGCGCGCGATCAAATGGTGGGACCGTGGCAAATTCCGGTGTCCGATGTGGCGGTCACCACCGCCGCATTGGATACCTATCACGGCGAAGCTATGTCTATGGGCGAACGTGCGCCGGTGGCATTGCTGGACTTCGGCGCTTCCGCTCGTCTTGCCGTGGCGGAATCCGTCACGAATATTGCCGCTACCAATATCGGCGACATTAAACGAATTAAATTATCCGCCAACTGGATGGCGGCGGCAGGTCACCAAGGCGAAGACGCCGGTTTGTATGAAGCGGTGAAAGCCGTAGGCGAAGAGCTCTGCCCGGCGTTGGGTTTAACCGTGCCGGTGGGGAAAGATTCCATGTCCATGAAAACCACTTGGCATGAAAACGGCGAACAAAAAACCGTCACCGCCCCGCTGTCATTGGTGATTTCCGCTTTTGCCCGGGTGGAAGACGTGCGTAAAACCGTCACCCCGCAATTGCGCACCGACAAAGGTTACAGCCGCTTATTGCTGATTGATTTGGGCGAAGGAAAAAATCGTCTGGGCGCGACCGTACTTGCGCAGGTTTACAAACAATTAGGCGACGAACCGGCGGATGTGGAAAATGCGGCGACCTTGAAAGGCTTCTTCGACGCCATGCAAACCTTGGTGCAACAGGGCAAATTATTGGCATACCACGACCGTTCCGACGGCGGTTTAATCACCACCTTGGCGGAAATGGCGTTCACCGGTCACTGCGGGGTGTCCGTAGACATCAGCGCTCTGGGAGACAACGATTTGGCGGTGTTGTTTAACGAAGAACTGGGTGCCGTGATTCAGGTGAAAGAAAGCGATGTGAACGCCGTGCGCGAGGTATTAAGCCGACACGGATTAATTCATTTGACCAAAGAAATCGGTACGGTTAACGCCAACGACGAATTTGAAATCGTACGTGGCACCAAAGTGTTGCTCAGTGAAAAACGTTCCGAATTACGCGGAATCTGGGCGGAATTAACTCACCAAATGCAGCGTCTGCGCGACAATCCGGCATGCGCCGATCAAGAGTTCGAAGCCAAGAAAAATGCCGAGGACAAAGGTTTCAGCGCCCATTTAACTTACGACATTAACGAAGACATTGCCGCGCCATACATTGCCAAAGGCGCCAAACCGCGCATTGCCGTTCTGCGCGAACAGGGCGTGAACAGCCATGTAGAAATGGCGGCGGCTTTCGACCGTGCCGGCTTTGAAGCGGTGGACGTACACATGAGCGATTTACACGCCGCGCGCCATGATTTGAAAGATTTCAACGCCTTAGTGGCATGCGGCGGCTTCTCTTACGGCGACGTATTGGGTGCCGGCGGCGGCTGGGCAAAATCCGTGTTATTTAACACCGCACTTCGCGATCAATTCGAAACCTTCTTCAATCGCGAAGACACCCTAGCCATCGGGATTTGTAACGGCTGTCAAATGTTATCCAATTTGGCGGAAATTATTCCGGGCACGGAAAACTGGCCGCGTTTCGTACGCAATACTTCCGAACGTTTTGAGGCACGCGCGGCGTTAGTTCGCATTAACGAAAGCAATTCCGTCTGGTTCCAAGGCATGGCGGGTTCCCATATGCCAATCGCCGTATCTCACGGTGAAGGACGGGTGGAATTCAAACACGAAGGACAACTGCAAGGCTTACGGGATCAGGGGTTAATTGTCGCACAATTTGTAGACAATAACATTCAGCCGACAGACATTTACCCGGCAAACCCGAACGGTTCCGTAGAGGGCATCACCGCCCTCAGCAACGCCAACGGACGCGTGGCAATCATGATGCCGCACCCGGAACGCGTCTTCCGCACCGTCAGCAACTCATGGCACCCGGAAGACTGGAACGAAGACGGGGCATGGATGCGGTTGTTTAGAAATGCGCGGGTGGCGTTGAAGTAA
- a CDS encoding ZIP family metal transporter has protein sequence MVDYFLSLNPVCQAFVAGLFTWGCTVFGSAFVYFFKHVDRKLLDILMGAAAGVMIAASFWSLLNPALDYAQADYGNWAWVPVAIGFIVGGYCLRLLDKFVPHLHLNMPVEKAEGLLEYKKKLSKSTLLFLAITIHNFPEGLAVGVTFGALASQTADMSLSLMGAVSLAVGIGLQNIPEGAALSLPIRAEGNSRRKAFWYGSMSAVVEPVGAVLGAAFVMSVTSILPYALAFAAGAMIFVVVEELIPESQSNGYGDSATMGLMLGFVVMMVLDVALG, from the coding sequence ATGGTTGATTATTTCTTGTCGTTGAATCCTGTTTGTCAGGCGTTTGTCGCCGGCTTGTTCACTTGGGGATGTACCGTTTTCGGTTCGGCATTTGTCTATTTTTTCAAACATGTAGACCGCAAATTGCTCGACATTCTGATGGGTGCCGCGGCAGGGGTGATGATTGCCGCCTCCTTTTGGTCGTTACTCAACCCCGCGTTGGATTACGCGCAAGCGGATTACGGAAATTGGGCCTGGGTGCCGGTGGCGATCGGTTTTATTGTCGGCGGTTATTGCTTGCGATTGCTCGATAAATTCGTACCGCACCTGCATTTAAACATGCCTGTGGAAAAGGCGGAAGGATTGCTGGAATACAAGAAAAAACTGTCGAAATCCACCTTGCTGTTTCTGGCCATCACCATTCATAATTTTCCCGAGGGTTTGGCGGTCGGCGTCACTTTCGGCGCCTTGGCGTCACAAACGGCGGATATGAGTTTGTCCTTAATGGGTGCCGTCAGTTTGGCGGTAGGTATCGGGTTACAGAACATTCCCGAAGGCGCGGCGTTGTCGTTGCCGATTCGTGCCGAAGGCAACAGTCGCCGGAAGGCTTTCTGGTACGGTTCCATGTCCGCCGTTGTGGAACCTGTCGGTGCCGTATTGGGCGCCGCTTTTGTGATGTCCGTGACTTCTATTTTGCCTTACGCTCTGGCGTTTGCCGCCGGCGCGATGATTTTCGTGGTGGTGGAAGAACTGATTCCCGAATCTCAAAGTAACGGTTACGGCGACAGCGCCACCATGGGGTTAATGCTGGGTTTTGTGGTGATGATGGTGTTAGACGTGGCGTTGGGCTAA
- a CDS encoding YicC/YloC family endoribonuclease, whose product MIYSMTAFARHEMKKDWGNAVWEIRSVNQRYLENFFRLPEPFRGLENTLREKLRQNLTRGKIECSLRIETKQAAATQLNLNKEFAEQVIQSLKWIKTAAGEGELSLTDVLRYPGVVEAPEQDLDAISQDLLAAFDQLLQEFIAMRGREGEKLHAVIQQRLDAISVEADKVRSQMPAVLQWQRERLLQRFEEIQLQPDPTRLEQEMILLAQRVDVAEELDRLQMHVKETASILKKGGAVGRKLDFMMQELNRESNTLASKSINADITASAVELKVLIEQMREQIQNLE is encoded by the coding sequence ATGATTTACAGCATGACCGCCTTTGCCCGCCACGAAATGAAAAAAGACTGGGGCAACGCCGTGTGGGAAATCCGTTCGGTCAACCAGCGTTATCTGGAAAATTTTTTCCGCCTGCCGGAACCGTTCCGCGGCTTGGAAAATACTCTGCGCGAAAAACTGCGGCAAAATCTAACCCGCGGCAAAATCGAATGCAGCCTGCGTATTGAAACCAAACAGGCTGCCGCCACACAGTTAAATCTGAATAAAGAATTCGCCGAACAGGTCATTCAGTCGCTCAAATGGATTAAAACTGCGGCGGGCGAAGGCGAATTAAGTTTAACGGACGTGTTGCGCTATCCCGGCGTAGTCGAAGCGCCCGAGCAGGATTTGGACGCTATCAGTCAGGATTTATTGGCGGCATTCGATCAATTATTACAGGAATTCATTGCCATGCGCGGACGTGAAGGCGAGAAACTGCATGCCGTTATTCAGCAACGGTTGGACGCCATTTCCGTGGAAGCGGACAAAGTGCGGTCGCAAATGCCGGCGGTTTTACAATGGCAGCGCGAACGTTTACTGCAACGTTTCGAAGAAATTCAGCTGCAACCGGATCCGACCCGATTAGAACAGGAAATGATTTTACTGGCGCAACGGGTGGATGTCGCGGAAGAACTCGACCGACTGCAAATGCACGTGAAAGAAACCGCATCTATTCTGAAAAAAGGCGGTGCCGTCGGACGCAAACTGGATTTTATGATGCAGGAATTAAACCGCGAATCCAACACGCTGGCGTCAAAATCCATTAACGCCGACATCACGGCGTCCGCCGTGGAACTGAAAGTATTAATCGAACAAATGCGCGAACAAATTCAAAACTTGGAGTAA
- the pyrE gene encoding orotate phosphoribosyltransferase, which translates to MQDYKIEFIKFALSRNVLRFGEFKLKSGRVSPYFFNAGLFNTGADLARLGEFYAAAIQANRLAYDVIFGPAYKGIPIGTTVSVALFNRFGLDKPVCFNRKEAKDHGEGGNLIGSPLQGNVLLVDDVITAGTAIREAMDIIAANGATLSAVVIALNRKERGKGELSAVQEVERDYQCRVLSIIELDDLLAFLETDSEYSRYLPSMKAYREQFGVA; encoded by the coding sequence ATGCAGGATTACAAAATCGAATTTATTAAATTTGCCTTAAGTCGTAACGTATTACGCTTTGGCGAATTTAAACTGAAATCCGGTCGCGTCAGCCCGTATTTCTTCAACGCGGGCTTGTTCAATACCGGTGCGGATTTAGCCCGTCTGGGCGAATTTTATGCGGCGGCGATTCAAGCCAATCGGCTGGCTTACGACGTGATTTTCGGCCCCGCCTACAAAGGCATTCCTATCGGCACGACGGTTTCCGTCGCGTTGTTCAATCGGTTCGGGCTGGATAAACCCGTGTGTTTTAACCGCAAAGAAGCGAAAGATCACGGCGAAGGCGGCAATCTTATCGGTTCGCCGTTGCAGGGCAACGTGTTGCTGGTGGACGATGTGATCACCGCCGGCACCGCTATTCGCGAAGCCATGGATATTATCGCGGCAAACGGCGCAACGCTGAGCGCTGTGGTGATTGCCTTAAACCGTAAAGAACGCGGTAAGGGGGAGCTGTCTGCCGTTCAGGAAGTGGAACGGGATTATCAATGCCGCGTACTGTCCATTATCGAGTTGGACGATTTACTCGCTTTCCTCGAAACCGACAGTGAATACAGCCGGTATCTGCCGTCGATGAAGGCTTATCGCGAACAGTTCGGCGTCGCCTGA
- the rph gene encoding ribonuclease PH codes for MRPNNRAINQPRPIKITRHYTKHAEGSVLVEFGDTKVLCTATVDESVPRFLKGQGQGWVTAEYGMLPRSTHSRMQREAAKGKQGGRTMEIQRLIARSLRAMVDLEALGERSVTLDCDVIQADGGTRTASITGACVALIDAVNGLVDNGTLTVSPLKGLVAAISVGIVDGTPVCDLEYVEDSAAETDMNVVMMEDGRMIEVQGTAEGEPFSHEELLTLLNLAKQGCKRIFEAQRAALAD; via the coding sequence ATGCGTCCGAATAACAGAGCAATCAATCAACCCCGTCCGATTAAAATCACCCGTCATTACACCAAGCATGCGGAAGGTTCCGTATTGGTGGAATTCGGCGACACCAAAGTGTTGTGCACCGCGACGGTGGACGAAAGCGTGCCGCGTTTTTTGAAGGGACAGGGGCAGGGCTGGGTGACGGCGGAATACGGTATGTTGCCGCGTTCCACTCACAGCCGTATGCAGCGTGAAGCGGCGAAAGGCAAACAAGGCGGACGTACTATGGAAATTCAGCGTTTAATCGCTCGTTCTTTGCGTGCCATGGTCGATTTGGAAGCGCTCGGCGAACGTTCCGTCACCCTGGACTGCGATGTGATTCAGGCGGACGGCGGCACCCGTACGGCATCCATTACCGGTGCCTGTGTAGCGTTAATCGACGCCGTTAACGGTTTGGTGGACAACGGTACTTTAACGGTCAGCCCGCTGAAAGGCCTGGTCGCCGCCATTTCCGTGGGCATTGTGGACGGTACGCCGGTGTGCGATTTGGAATATGTGGAAGATTCCGCCGCGGAAACCGACATGAACGTGGTGATGATGGAAGACGGACGTATGATTGAAGTGCAGGGCACGGCGGAGGGCGAACCTTTCAGCCACGAAGAACTGTTAACTTTGCTAAATCTGGCGAAACAAGGCTGCAAGCGAATTTTCGAAGCGCAACGCGCGGCGTTAGCCGACTAA
- the ilvA gene encoding threonine ammonia-lyase, biosynthetic, protein MTNNLSKQPIGSEYLRAVLSSKVYDLAQVTPLQAMPKLSEKLENRIFVKREDRQPVHSFKLRGAYAMIAGLVPEQKAAGVITASAGNHAQGVALSAKNAGIRALIVMPQNTPSIKVDAVRAFGGEVLLHGANFDEAKAKALELSASEHMTFIPPFDHPAVIAGQGSIGMEIIQQNSRVDRVFVPVGGGGLAAGIAVLIKQLMPEIKVIGVEAEDSACLKAALEAGKPVDLERVGLFADGVAVKRIGDETFRVCRQYLDDVITVDGDEICAAMKDMFENVRAVSEPSGALSLAGLKKYVKTHRIKGETLVNVLSGANLNFHTLRYVSERCEIGEQNEALFAVTIPEQRGSFLKFCQILGQNAVTEFNYRYTDELQARIFVGVRITGGEEKAMILTQLKQGGYDVQDLSDDEIAKTHVRYMIGGRSSSLLKERLYSFEFPEQKGALLKFLETLGTTKANISLFHYRGHGADYGDVLAGFQIEDSDLRAFNEHLQALGYGYQDVTDSPAYRYFLL, encoded by the coding sequence ATGACGAACAACTTATCAAAACAACCTATCGGCTCGGAATATCTCAGAGCGGTATTAAGTTCTAAAGTGTATGACTTGGCGCAAGTCACGCCGTTGCAGGCTATGCCGAAATTATCGGAAAAACTGGAAAATCGGATTTTTGTCAAACGGGAAGACCGCCAGCCGGTGCACAGTTTCAAATTACGCGGAGCTTACGCCATGATCGCGGGGCTGGTGCCGGAACAAAAAGCGGCGGGTGTTATTACCGCTTCCGCCGGCAATCATGCGCAGGGCGTGGCGTTATCCGCCAAAAACGCCGGTATTCGCGCGTTAATCGTGATGCCGCAGAATACGCCGTCCATTAAGGTGGACGCCGTCCGCGCTTTCGGCGGAGAAGTGTTGTTGCACGGCGCCAACTTTGATGAAGCCAAAGCCAAAGCGCTGGAGCTTTCCGCAAGCGAACATATGACATTTATTCCGCCTTTCGATCATCCCGCCGTGATAGCCGGTCAGGGGTCTATCGGTATGGAGATTATTCAGCAGAACAGCCGTGTCGATCGCGTCTTCGTGCCGGTGGGCGGCGGCGGTTTGGCGGCGGGGATTGCCGTGCTGATCAAACAATTAATGCCGGAAATTAAAGTAATCGGTGTGGAAGCGGAAGATTCCGCCTGTCTGAAGGCCGCGCTGGAAGCGGGGAAACCGGTGGATTTGGAACGCGTCGGGCTGTTTGCGGACGGCGTGGCGGTGAAACGAATCGGTGACGAAACTTTCCGCGTTTGCCGGCAATATCTGGATGATGTAATAACCGTTGACGGCGACGAAATCTGCGCGGCGATGAAAGATATGTTCGAAAATGTGCGTGCGGTGTCCGAACCGTCCGGCGCGTTGTCGCTGGCGGGCTTGAAAAAATACGTGAAAACCCATCGCATCAAAGGCGAAACGCTGGTGAACGTGCTTTCCGGCGCCAACCTGAATTTCCATACTTTGCGTTATGTGTCCGAACGTTGCGAAATCGGCGAACAAAACGAAGCTTTATTTGCCGTCACCATTCCGGAACAGCGGGGCAGCTTCTTAAAATTCTGTCAGATTTTAGGACAAAATGCGGTGACGGAATTTAACTATCGTTATACGGACGAACTGCAGGCGCGCATTTTTGTGGGAGTGCGGATTACCGGCGGCGAAGAAAAAGCGATGATTCTGACGCAACTGAAACAGGGCGGTTATGACGTGCAGGATTTATCCGATGACGAAATCGCCAAAACCCATGTGCGTTATATGATCGGCGGACGCTCGTCCAGTCTGCTTAAGGAGCGACTTTACAGTTTCGAATTTCCGGAACAGAAAGGCGCGTTGTTAAAATTTCTGGAAACCTTGGGTACCACCAAAGCCAATATTTCGCTGTTCCATTATCGCGGACACGGCGCGGATTATGGCGATGTGCTTGCCGGTTTCCAAATCGAAGACAGTGATTTACGGGCGTTTAACGAGCACTTGCAAGCACTGGGTTACGGTTATCAGGATGTCACGGACAGCCCGGCTTACCGCTATTTTCTGCTGTAA
- the cdd gene encoding cytidine deaminase produces the protein MNDCIGKRLDKLINESQDEVLKRVVGQILEQNGKARISQDWVRRCGDDFNLTAVELALRCLPVAACYASAPVSHFNVGAVAVGQSGAFYFGANQEFSGDAVQQTVHAEQSAVSHAWLAGEVALTDMVVNYTPCGHCRQFMNELNSADRLQIHLPHSRNNRLHSYLPDAFGPKDLNISRVLFDPQPHSFGFTHADPLVQAAADAAEQAYAPYSRALSGVALQVGTQSITGRYAENAAFNPSFLPLQCALNYRRLSGLSDVPVSRIVMAESQGGLSHRSITEQLAHSYLGLEIEYFAL, from the coding sequence ATGAATGATTGTATTGGTAAAAGATTAGATAAGTTAATCAACGAATCGCAGGATGAGGTGTTGAAGCGGGTTGTGGGGCAGATTCTCGAGCAAAATGGAAAAGCCCGGATTTCACAGGATTGGGTTCGCCGATGTGGTGACGATTTCAATCTTACGGCGGTAGAGCTGGCGTTGCGTTGTTTGCCTGTTGCCGCTTGTTATGCGTCGGCGCCCGTTTCGCATTTTAACGTAGGGGCGGTTGCCGTCGGGCAGTCCGGCGCATTCTATTTCGGGGCGAATCAGGAATTTTCGGGCGATGCGGTGCAGCAAACGGTTCATGCGGAACAAAGCGCGGTCAGCCATGCCTGGTTGGCGGGGGAAGTTGCGCTGACGGATATGGTGGTGAATTACACGCCTTGCGGTCATTGTCGCCAGTTTATGAATGAATTGAATAGTGCCGATCGGCTGCAAATTCATTTGCCTCACAGTCGGAATAATCGGTTGCACAGCTATTTGCCCGATGCCTTCGGGCCGAAAGATTTGAATATCAGCCGCGTTTTGTTTGATCCGCAACCGCATTCCTTCGGTTTCACTCATGCTGATCCGCTGGTTCAGGCGGCGGCAGATGCCGCGGAACAGGCTTATGCGCCGTACAGTCGGGCGTTGAGCGGCGTAGCATTGCAAGTGGGAACGCAGAGCATAACGGGGCGTTATGCGGAAAATGCGGCATTTAATCCCAGTTTTCTGCCGTTGCAGTGTGCCTTGAATTATCGGCGTTTAAGCGGTTTGTCCGACGTGCCCGTCAGTCGGATTGTTATGGCGGAAAGTCAAGGCGGCTTAAGTCACCGAAGTATTACGGAACAGCTTGCGCACAGTTATTTGGGATTGGAAATCGAATATTTTGCACTATAG